In a single window of the Luteolibacter yonseiensis genome:
- a CDS encoding PLP-dependent aminotransferase family protein — MSRTPHQIELPMRPPQGGETLFAWLYRELRTAILSGRLKPGTQLPPTRTLARQWGIARGTVIRVFEQLLSESYLESRVGAGTTVNHKLPDDYFNAAAKAETPAVSAVKGRLSSRGVGMSRSPFLNPGEIRTVRAFSASQPSVSHFPPDLWSRLGARRMRLASREMLLAGDVLGYRPLREAIAAHLGSTRGVVCDVDQVMIVSGTQQALDLVARITLDPGDEVWMEDPGYPGATGVFRAAGAKLVPVPVDRNGMKVAEGLRRAPAAKLAYVTPANQFPLCVTLPLERRLKLLEWSRNTGAWIFEDDYDTEFRFDGRPLTAMQGLAPDGNVIFSGSFSKMLFPSLRMGYLVLPPHLVEPMRGARSLTDRFGPMIEQAVLSDFISEGHFGRYLRRMRQIYGENLDVLMTESGREWGDRLVLQPAQAGLQTIGWLADGRDDVEFCRAAQGCGVAVLPLSAWALRWKQRSGIQVGFAAVGQEEIRRGVRALATLL, encoded by the coding sequence ATGAGCAGGACGCCCCATCAGATCGAATTGCCGATGAGACCGCCGCAGGGCGGCGAAACACTTTTCGCCTGGCTTTACCGGGAACTGCGGACGGCGATCCTGAGTGGCCGCCTCAAGCCCGGAACCCAGTTGCCTCCGACCCGGACTCTTGCCAGACAATGGGGGATCGCGCGTGGCACGGTGATCCGTGTTTTCGAGCAACTGCTTTCGGAGTCCTATCTCGAGAGCAGGGTCGGGGCGGGGACGACCGTGAACCACAAGCTGCCGGACGATTATTTCAACGCTGCGGCAAAGGCGGAGACTCCCGCGGTATCCGCGGTGAAAGGAAGGCTTTCCTCACGTGGCGTCGGGATGTCCCGGTCGCCCTTCCTGAATCCCGGGGAAATCCGCACCGTGCGTGCGTTCTCCGCCAGCCAGCCGTCGGTGTCGCATTTTCCCCCTGATCTCTGGAGCCGTCTGGGCGCCCGGCGGATGAGGCTCGCCTCGCGCGAGATGCTTCTGGCCGGGGACGTGCTGGGCTACCGTCCGTTGCGCGAGGCCATCGCGGCGCATCTCGGCTCGACCCGTGGGGTGGTGTGTGATGTGGACCAGGTGATGATTGTTTCCGGCACGCAGCAGGCGCTGGACCTGGTCGCGAGGATCACCCTCGATCCGGGCGACGAGGTCTGGATGGAAGATCCGGGCTACCCGGGGGCGACCGGTGTTTTCCGGGCGGCGGGTGCGAAGCTGGTCCCCGTGCCGGTGGACAGGAACGGCATGAAGGTGGCGGAAGGGCTGAGGCGCGCGCCCGCCGCGAAGCTCGCCTACGTCACCCCGGCCAACCAGTTTCCGCTCTGCGTCACGCTGCCGCTGGAGCGCAGGCTCAAGCTGTTGGAGTGGTCCCGGAACACCGGAGCATGGATTTTTGAAGATGATTACGACACCGAGTTCCGTTTTGACGGACGTCCGCTCACCGCGATGCAGGGGCTGGCTCCTGATGGAAACGTGATCTTTTCCGGCAGTTTCAGCAAGATGCTCTTCCCCTCGCTCCGGATGGGCTACCTCGTGCTGCCCCCGCATCTGGTGGAGCCGATGCGCGGCGCGCGGTCGCTCACCGACCGGTTCGGTCCCATGATCGAACAGGCTGTCCTGAGCGATTTCATCTCGGAAGGGCATTTCGGCCGTTACCTGAGGCGGATGCGGCAGATCTACGGCGAGAACCTGGATGTGCTGATGACGGAGTCAGGCCGGGAATGGGGGGATCGTCTGGTGCTCCAGCCCGCACAGGCCGGGCTTCAGACGATCGGCTGGCTGGCGGACGGCCGGGATGATGTGGAGTTCTGCCGTGCCGCCCAAGGATGTGGAGTGGCCGTCCTGCCGTTGTCCGCATGGGCGTTGCGATGGAAGCAGCGGTCCGGCATCCAGGTGGGATTCGCCGCCGTGGGCCAGGAGGAAATTCGACGGGGGGTCCGGGCGCTCGCAACGTTGCTTTGA
- a CDS encoding family 43 glycosylhydrolase, giving the protein MLLRPLLICLSTFVCFAASAAETFVNPISEGADPWVTKYGDKYIWCHSESNQGVALWISDRLTSIGTRHVVWTAPEKGPYSKEVWAPEIHFLDGHWHIYVAASDGKNANHLAYVLRSRDADPLSPYTVHGPLPTGDGKDGKSPNVWAIDMTVLEQGGKRYAIWSGWDAPGTDQQFLYIAPMKSPTELAGPRVLLAKNDTYLWERTEEKQESRGLAEGPQILQNGGRTFVTYSTAASWLPTYKLGLLELTGQDPLDPASWTKHPEPVFKGNDSTYGVGHSCFVKSPDGKEWWHVFHSKRDRNSGWRRSVSIQPFTFDDKGFPNFGNPVAPGVEQPRPSGEVVPKPVLPLSLDFTKGQPKELSYYGHLQFMNFDKDGLQLGRPPADPVNTYRSGEKLVLDGGNFTDFEATTTFSFVKGDRDAGLLFRTTFPSVGFDAQKGYFAGLIPRDKVVVLGKTDGSKWTEISRAPVSIDTKADLKLSVSASGPEIKISLDGKAVLTAKDDTYTSGSVGVRVVDTHVRFTNLEIKAAN; this is encoded by the coding sequence ATGCTGCTCCGCCCCCTTCTCATCTGCCTTTCCACCTTCGTGTGCTTCGCCGCCTCCGCCGCCGAGACCTTCGTCAACCCGATCAGCGAGGGCGCGGACCCGTGGGTCACGAAATACGGCGACAAATACATCTGGTGCCATTCCGAAAGCAACCAGGGCGTCGCCTTGTGGATTTCCGACCGCCTGACCTCCATCGGCACCCGGCACGTCGTCTGGACGGCACCTGAGAAAGGCCCTTATTCCAAGGAAGTGTGGGCGCCTGAGATCCATTTCCTCGACGGTCACTGGCACATCTACGTGGCCGCCTCCGATGGCAAGAACGCCAACCACCTGGCCTACGTCCTTCGCTCGCGCGACGCCGATCCCCTCAGCCCCTATACCGTCCACGGCCCGCTGCCGACCGGCGACGGCAAGGACGGCAAAAGCCCGAACGTCTGGGCCATCGACATGACCGTGCTGGAACAAGGCGGCAAGCGCTACGCGATCTGGTCCGGCTGGGACGCCCCCGGCACCGACCAACAGTTCCTCTACATCGCCCCGATGAAGTCGCCCACCGAGCTCGCCGGCCCCCGTGTCCTGCTTGCCAAGAACGACACCTACCTTTGGGAGCGCACCGAGGAGAAACAGGAATCCCGCGGACTCGCCGAGGGCCCGCAGATCCTCCAGAACGGCGGCCGCACCTTCGTGACCTACTCCACCGCCGCCTCCTGGCTGCCCACCTACAAGCTGGGTCTGCTGGAGCTCACCGGCCAGGACCCGCTGGACCCCGCCTCATGGACCAAGCACCCCGAACCGGTTTTCAAGGGGAACGACTCGACCTATGGCGTCGGCCACAGCTGCTTCGTAAAAAGCCCGGATGGCAAGGAATGGTGGCACGTCTTCCACTCGAAAAGGGACCGCAACAGCGGCTGGCGACGTTCGGTTTCCATCCAGCCGTTCACCTTCGATGACAAGGGTTTCCCGAACTTCGGCAACCCCGTGGCCCCGGGTGTCGAACAACCCCGTCCGTCCGGCGAGGTCGTTCCGAAGCCGGTCCTGCCTTTGTCACTTGATTTCACCAAAGGCCAGCCGAAGGAGCTGTCCTACTACGGACACCTCCAATTCATGAATTTCGACAAGGACGGCCTGCAGCTCGGCAGACCTCCGGCGGATCCCGTTAACACCTATCGCAGCGGCGAAAAACTCGTGCTCGACGGCGGCAATTTCACCGACTTCGAAGCCACCACCACTTTCAGCTTCGTCAAGGGTGACCGCGACGCCGGCCTGTTATTCCGCACGACCTTCCCATCCGTGGGTTTCGACGCCCAGAAAGGCTACTTCGCCGGACTGATCCCCCGTGACAAGGTGGTGGTCCTCGGCAAGACCGATGGCAGCAAGTGGACGGAGATTTCCCGTGCCCCGGTAAGCATCGACACAAAGGCGGACCTGAAACTCTCCGTCTCCGCATCCGGTCCCGAGATCAAAATCTCGCTCGATGGCAAAGCCGTGCTCACCGCAAAAGACGACACCTACACCAGCGGCAGCGTCGGCGTGCGGGTGGTCGATACCCACGTCCGCTTCACCAATCTTGAAATCAAGGCTGCGAACTGA
- a CDS encoding NAD(P)/FAD-dependent oxidoreductase has translation MDTPHSSASPRPALIPMGKPRIHDVVIAGGGPAGLSAALLLGRCMRDVILCDGGNAEPGTFPSTGGFLGLDGCNPIDLIRVGREQCKKFDTVAHVDSSIGNVERSITGFRVHFTDGMVVETRSMLIASDLITSLPDITGAKEFHGTTFHQYPHCDGWDHRGQKLAVLGGGNHAVVLALKLLTWSDQVTLFTNGESICNSSRQHLAEKRIRVETRPVRALEGEGGILKQVRMADDGAVDCEALFYPTPAMPHSDLAARLGCHPGHSGRNSHSQTGCGTAVQGLFIVGNPSRPAEMAIISAAEGVKAAEAIHQWLSQADQSYLAVKIA, from the coding sequence ATGGATACTCCACATTCCTCCGCTTCTCCCCGTCCCGCCCTCATCCCGATGGGAAAACCAAGGATTCATGACGTCGTCATCGCGGGAGGAGGTCCCGCCGGACTCAGCGCCGCGCTGCTGCTGGGCCGTTGCATGCGGGATGTGATCCTGTGCGACGGCGGGAATGCGGAACCCGGGACGTTCCCTTCCACCGGCGGATTTCTCGGGCTGGACGGCTGCAACCCCATCGATCTGATCCGTGTCGGCCGCGAGCAATGCAAGAAGTTCGATACGGTGGCGCACGTGGATTCAAGCATCGGAAATGTGGAGCGCAGCATCACCGGGTTCAGGGTCCATTTCACCGATGGAATGGTTGTTGAAACCCGTAGCATGCTGATCGCCTCCGACCTGATCACCAGTCTGCCGGACATCACCGGTGCCAAGGAATTCCACGGGACGACCTTCCACCAATACCCGCATTGTGACGGCTGGGACCACCGGGGCCAGAAGCTGGCCGTGCTGGGTGGCGGCAACCACGCGGTTGTGCTGGCACTGAAACTCCTTACCTGGAGCGATCAGGTGACGCTCTTCACGAACGGTGAAAGCATCTGCAATTCGTCGCGCCAGCATCTGGCTGAAAAAAGGATCCGCGTCGAAACCCGGCCGGTCCGCGCTCTCGAGGGCGAGGGAGGCATTCTCAAGCAAGTGCGGATGGCGGACGACGGAGCCGTCGACTGCGAGGCGCTTTTTTACCCGACGCCCGCCATGCCACATTCGGATCTGGCGGCCCGTCTTGGTTGCCACCCCGGCCATTCGGGACGGAACAGCCATTCACAAACCGGCTGCGGCACGGCGGTCCAAGGCTTGTTCATCGTCGGAAATCCTTCCCGCCCGGCGGAAATGGCCATCATTTCCGCAGCGGAAGGCGTCAAGGCCGCCGAAGCGATCCATCAATGGCTTTCCCAAGCCGACCAATCCTATCTCGCTGTCAAAATCGCATAA
- a CDS encoding HAMP domain-containing protein: MKKTASSSSPRRSPSVAAPVAELQEEGDYKVLLAALTSFKRGDFTVRLPEDWTGVAGKVADTFNEVITRNQEMANELARIGEVVGVDGRIGQRASLGEVQGSWSAAIGSVNSLVANLVQPTSEMARVIGAVAKGDLSQTISTEIDGRPLKGEFLRTARTVNTMVEQLGGFASEVTRVAREVGTEGKLGGQAKVKGVAGTWKDLTDNVNLMAGNLTAQVRNIATVTTAVANGDLTKKITVDVRGEFLELKDTVNTMVGQLRSFASEVTRVAREVGTEGALGGQARVEGVSGTWKDLTDSVNSMAGNLTSQVRNIAAVTTAVANGDLSKKITVDVKGEILELKNTINTMVDQLGSFASEVTRVAREVGTEGKLGGQAKVSGVAGTWKDLTDSVNSMAGNLTAQVRNIANVTTAVANGDLSKKITVDVKGEILELKDTINTMVDQLRSFASEVTRVAREVGTEGKLGGQAEVSGVAGTWKDLTDNVNMMAGNLTDQVRNIADVTTAIAKGDLSKKITVDVKGEILQMKNTINTMVDQLSSFADEVTRVAREVGSEGKLGGQADVRGVAGTWKDLTDSVNFMGGNLTAQVRNIAEVTTAVARGDLSKKITVDVKGEILELKNTINTMVDQLGSFASEVTRVAREVGTEGKLGGQAEVSGVAGTWKDLTDSVNSMAGNLTDQVRNIADVTTAVANGDLSKKVTVLVRGEILQLKDTVNTMVDQLNSFASEVTRVAREVGTEGKLGGQAEVRDVAGTWKDLTDSVNSMAGNLTNQVRNIADVTTAVARGDLSKKITVDVKGEILELKNTINTMVDQLGSFAAEVTRVAREVGTEGNLGGQAEVKGVAGTWKDLTDSVNSMAGNLTDQVRNIANVTKAVAAGNLSKKITVDVRGEILELKDTINTMVDQLRSFASEVTRVAREVGSEGALGGQARVEGVSGTWKDLTDSVNFMASNLTTQVRNIAAVTTAVANGDLSKKITVDVKGEILELKDTVNTMVDQLNSFASEVTRVAREVGTEGKLGGQAEVKGVAGTWKDLTDSVNSMAGNLTNQVRSVAKVVTAVAKGELNQKLMVEAKGEIAELADTINSMTSTLATFAEQVTSVAREVGVEGKLGGQAHVPGASGTWLDLTDNVNQLAANLTTQLRAIADVATAVTKGDLTQSIQVAASGEVAFVKDNINEMIRNLKDTTSRNEEQDWLKTNLAKFTRMLQGQKDFLTVGQLILSELAPVVSAQHGIFYIMDSEASEPELRLLASYAYSERKNVSNRYQLGESLVGQAALEKQPILLTNVPSDYIHISSGLGQAPPLNIMVLPIVFEGNVKAVIELASFERFSATHEAFLGQLAESIGIVLNTIKASTLTEDLLKQSQSLAGELQSRQEELEQTNEELQEKAAQLAEQNAEVERKNSEVEQARMALEGKAKQLSLTSRYKSEFLANMSHELRTPLNSLLILADQLGSNYEGNLTPKQVEFARTILGSGRDLLRLINDILDLSKIESGNFTVSVAEVKLKDLYENIDRTFRHVAQEKGIDFIFDVAANLPDTIFTDEQRLDQVLKNLVSNALKFTDRGRVTFKVAAVNSGWSTDRTLLSGASQVLAFTITDSGIGIPEDKQMVIFEAFQQADGSTSRRYGGTGLGLAISRELSRLLGGEIRVESQEGKGSSFTLYLPYRPAGATDESINAQRNLLGQISDEDLRNDHTVQETTFSDDRQNLTPGDSVVLIVEDDLPFAQLLLDTARAQGLKGIVTSRGYKALAYAREFSPIGITLDVTLPDVSGWRVLNRLKSDLATRHIPVLVVSADREPENALKQGAFSYYHKPLEQDEIVSVFERIRDFQKTPHGTLLVVEDDELQRDQIRELIGNGTAKLTLVETGEQALEALADQRFDCVVIDLLLPDVSGFDLIEQVRKLYPQLSIIVYTAKVLDAEEERRLNHMAQTIIVKDVRSPDRLYDQVALWLHREVSQLPAAGREIIQRLNDPNSLLEGKKVLIVDDDIRNIFAMTSLLERQKMVILSAERGQHALEILQEVEDIDVVLMDIMMPEMDGYEIMSAIRNLYGFKELPIIALTAKAMKGDREKCIEAGASDYISKPVDTDRLLLLLRTWLFR, from the coding sequence ATGAAAAAAACCGCATCTTCATCTTCCCCACGTCGTTCTCCATCAGTGGCCGCCCCTGTTGCGGAGCTGCAGGAGGAAGGGGATTACAAGGTTCTTCTCGCAGCCCTCACTTCGTTCAAACGCGGAGATTTCACCGTCCGTCTGCCCGAAGACTGGACCGGTGTGGCCGGAAAGGTCGCGGATACGTTCAACGAGGTCATCACCCGCAACCAGGAGATGGCGAACGAACTGGCCCGCATCGGCGAGGTCGTCGGTGTGGATGGCCGGATCGGCCAGCGGGCTTCCTTGGGCGAGGTCCAGGGGTCGTGGAGCGCCGCCATCGGCTCGGTGAACAGCCTTGTGGCGAACCTCGTCCAGCCGACCAGCGAGATGGCCCGCGTCATCGGCGCGGTCGCGAAAGGGGACTTGTCCCAAACCATTTCCACAGAGATCGACGGTCGTCCGCTCAAGGGGGAATTCCTCCGCACCGCCCGCACGGTGAACACGATGGTCGAACAACTTGGCGGATTCGCATCGGAAGTGACGCGGGTGGCCCGCGAGGTGGGCACCGAGGGTAAACTCGGCGGACAGGCGAAGGTGAAGGGAGTGGCGGGAACGTGGAAGGACCTCACCGACAACGTGAACCTCATGGCTGGAAACCTGACCGCACAGGTGCGGAACATCGCGACCGTCACGACGGCGGTGGCGAACGGAGACCTGACCAAGAAGATCACCGTCGATGTCCGCGGGGAATTCCTCGAACTGAAGGACACGGTCAACACCATGGTCGGCCAGCTCCGCTCGTTCGCATCGGAAGTGACCCGGGTGGCCCGCGAGGTGGGAACCGAGGGGGCGCTCGGCGGACAGGCGCGGGTGGAAGGGGTTTCCGGAACGTGGAAGGACCTCACCGATTCCGTGAACTCGATGGCGGGCAACCTCACCTCGCAGGTGCGGAACATCGCCGCGGTGACCACTGCGGTTGCCAATGGCGACCTGTCCAAGAAGATCACCGTGGACGTCAAAGGCGAGATCCTCGAGCTGAAGAACACCATCAACACCATGGTGGACCAGCTCGGATCGTTCGCATCGGAAGTGACGCGGGTGGCCCGCGAGGTGGGAACCGAAGGAAAACTCGGAGGCCAGGCGAAGGTGTCCGGTGTGGCGGGAACGTGGAAGGACCTCACCGATTCCGTGAATTCCATGGCGGGCAACCTCACCGCGCAGGTGCGGAACATCGCGAACGTGACCACCGCCGTTGCGAACGGCGACCTTTCCAAGAAGATCACCGTGGATGTGAAGGGCGAGATCCTCGAACTGAAGGACACCATCAACACCATGGTGGACCAGCTCCGGTCGTTCGCGTCGGAAGTGACCCGGGTGGCCCGCGAGGTGGGCACCGAGGGAAAACTCGGCGGCCAGGCGGAAGTGTCCGGTGTGGCAGGAACGTGGAAGGACCTCACCGACAACGTGAACATGATGGCGGGCAACCTCACCGACCAGGTGCGGAACATCGCGGACGTGACCACCGCCATCGCGAAAGGCGACCTTTCCAAGAAGATCACCGTGGATGTGAAGGGCGAGATCCTTCAGATGAAAAACACCATCAACACCATGGTGGACCAGCTCAGCTCGTTCGCGGACGAAGTGACGCGGGTGGCCCGCGAGGTGGGATCGGAAGGAAAGCTCGGCGGCCAGGCGGACGTGCGCGGCGTCGCGGGAACGTGGAAGGACCTCACCGACTCCGTGAACTTCATGGGAGGCAACCTCACCGCACAGGTGCGGAACATCGCCGAGGTGACCACGGCGGTGGCCCGTGGCGACCTTTCCAAGAAGATCACCGTGGATGTCAAAGGTGAGATCCTCGAACTGAAGAATACCATCAACACCATGGTGGACCAGCTCGGATCGTTCGCATCGGAAGTGACGCGGGTGGCCCGCGAGGTGGGAACCGAAGGAAAACTCGGCGGTCAGGCCGAGGTGTCCGGTGTGGCGGGAACGTGGAAGGACCTGACGGACTCCGTTAACTCGATGGCGGGCAACCTCACCGACCAGGTGCGGAACATCGCGGACGTGACGACGGCGGTGGCGAACGGCGACCTTTCCAAGAAAGTCACCGTGCTTGTCCGTGGCGAGATTCTCCAGCTCAAGGACACGGTGAACACCATGGTGGATCAGCTCAACTCCTTCGCATCGGAAGTGACGCGGGTGGCCCGCGAGGTGGGAACCGAAGGAAAACTCGGCGGCCAGGCAGAAGTGCGCGACGTGGCGGGAACGTGGAAGGATCTGACGGACTCCGTGAACTCGATGGCGGGCAACCTCACCAACCAGGTGCGGAACATCGCGGACGTGACCACGGCGGTGGCCCGTGGCGACCTTTCCAAGAAGATCACCGTGGATGTCAAAGGCGAGATCCTCGAGCTGAAGAACACCATCAACACCATGGTGGACCAGCTCGGATCGTTCGCGGCGGAAGTCACCCGGGTGGCCCGCGAGGTGGGCACCGAAGGAAACCTCGGCGGCCAGGCCGAGGTGAAGGGCGTGGCGGGAACGTGGAAGGACCTGACGGACTCCGTGAACTCGATGGCGGGCAACCTCACCGACCAGGTGCGTAACATCGCGAACGTCACAAAGGCGGTCGCCGCCGGAAACCTTTCCAAGAAGATCACGGTGGACGTGCGCGGGGAAATTCTCGAACTCAAGGACACCATCAACACCATGGTGGACCAGCTCCGGTCATTCGCATCGGAAGTGACGCGGGTGGCCCGCGAGGTGGGCTCGGAAGGGGCTCTCGGCGGTCAGGCGCGGGTGGAAGGCGTCTCGGGAACGTGGAAGGACCTCACCGACTCCGTGAACTTCATGGCCTCGAACCTCACCACCCAGGTGCGGAACATCGCGGCGGTGACCACTGCGGTTGCCAATGGCGACCTTTCCAAGAAAATCACCGTGGATGTCAAAGGCGAGATCCTCGAACTCAAGGACACGGTCAACACCATGGTGGACCAGCTCAACTCCTTCGCATCGGAAGTGACCCGGGTGGCCCGCGAGGTGGGCACCGAAGGGAAACTCGGCGGACAGGCCGAGGTGAAAGGCGTGGCGGGAACGTGGAAGGACCTCACCGACTCCGTGAACTCGATGGCGGGCAACCTCACCAACCAGGTGCGAAGCGTGGCCAAGGTCGTTACCGCGGTCGCGAAAGGCGAGCTGAACCAGAAACTCATGGTGGAGGCGAAGGGCGAGATCGCCGAGCTCGCGGACACCATCAACAGCATGACCAGCACGCTCGCCACCTTCGCCGAGCAGGTCACCAGCGTGGCGCGCGAAGTGGGTGTGGAAGGAAAACTCGGAGGCCAGGCACACGTGCCGGGTGCCTCCGGAACCTGGCTGGACCTCACCGACAACGTGAACCAGCTCGCCGCGAATCTCACGACCCAGCTCCGTGCCATCGCGGATGTGGCGACGGCGGTGACGAAGGGTGATCTCACCCAGAGTATCCAGGTCGCCGCCAGCGGCGAGGTCGCCTTCGTAAAGGACAACATCAACGAGATGATCCGCAACCTGAAGGACACGACCTCGCGGAACGAGGAGCAGGACTGGCTGAAAACCAACCTCGCGAAGTTCACCCGGATGCTCCAGGGCCAGAAGGATTTCCTCACCGTCGGCCAGCTCATCCTTTCGGAACTCGCGCCGGTCGTTTCCGCCCAGCACGGGATCTTCTACATCATGGACAGCGAGGCGAGCGAACCCGAGCTCCGCCTGCTCGCCAGCTACGCCTACAGCGAGCGGAAGAACGTCAGCAACCGCTACCAATTGGGAGAAAGCCTTGTCGGCCAGGCCGCGCTGGAAAAGCAGCCGATCCTGCTGACGAACGTCCCGAGCGACTACATTCATATCAGCTCCGGTCTGGGGCAGGCCCCGCCGCTCAACATAATGGTGCTGCCGATCGTTTTCGAAGGAAACGTCAAGGCCGTCATCGAGCTGGCGTCGTTCGAGCGGTTCAGCGCCACGCACGAGGCGTTCCTCGGCCAGCTCGCGGAGAGTATCGGCATCGTGCTCAACACCATCAAGGCCAGCACGCTTACGGAGGATCTTCTCAAGCAGTCGCAGTCCCTCGCCGGCGAACTGCAGAGCCGTCAGGAGGAGCTGGAACAGACCAACGAGGAGCTTCAGGAGAAAGCCGCCCAGCTCGCGGAACAAAACGCCGAGGTGGAACGCAAGAACAGCGAGGTGGAACAGGCGCGGATGGCGTTGGAAGGAAAAGCGAAGCAGCTCTCCCTCACCTCCCGCTACAAGTCCGAGTTCCTCGCGAACATGTCGCACGAGCTCCGCACGCCGCTCAACAGCCTGCTCATCCTGGCGGACCAGCTCGGCTCGAACTACGAAGGAAACCTCACGCCCAAGCAGGTCGAGTTCGCCCGCACCATCCTCGGCTCCGGCCGCGACCTGCTGCGCCTCATCAATGACATCCTCGACCTCTCGAAGATCGAGTCCGGAAACTTCACGGTTTCCGTGGCGGAGGTGAAATTGAAGGATCTCTACGAAAACATCGACCGCACCTTCCGCCACGTCGCGCAGGAGAAGGGGATCGATTTCATCTTCGACGTCGCCGCCAACCTGCCGGACACGATTTTCACGGACGAACAGCGGCTCGACCAGGTTCTCAAGAACCTCGTTTCGAATGCGCTCAAGTTCACGGACCGTGGCCGCGTCACCTTCAAGGTCGCCGCGGTGAATTCCGGCTGGAGCACGGATCGCACGCTGCTCTCGGGGGCTTCCCAGGTGCTGGCTTTCACCATCACGGACTCGGGGATCGGAATCCCGGAGGACAAGCAGATGGTCATTTTCGAAGCCTTCCAGCAGGCGGACGGCAGCACCAGCCGCCGCTATGGCGGCACCGGCCTCGGCCTCGCCATCAGCCGCGAGCTTTCCCGTCTGCTGGGTGGGGAGATCCGTGTGGAAAGCCAGGAGGGCAAGGGGAGTTCGTTCACTCTCTACCTGCCCTACCGTCCGGCGGGCGCGACGGACGAGTCCATCAACGCCCAGCGGAACCTCCTCGGGCAGATCTCGGACGAAGACCTGCGCAACGATCACACCGTTCAGGAAACCACCTTCTCCGACGACCGCCAGAACCTCACCCCCGGAGACAGCGTGGTGCTGATCGTGGAGGATGATCTTCCTTTCGCGCAGCTGCTGCTGGACACGGCCCGCGCGCAGGGACTGAAGGGTATCGTGACATCCCGCGGCTACAAGGCGCTCGCCTATGCCCGCGAGTTCAGCCCCATCGGCATCACCCTGGATGTCACCCTGCCGGATGTCAGCGGCTGGCGCGTGCTGAACCGTCTGAAGAGCGATCTGGCCACCCGCCACATTCCCGTGCTCGTGGTATCCGCGGACAGGGAACCCGAAAACGCCCTCAAGCAGGGAGCGTTTTCCTACTATCACAAGCCGCTGGAACAGGACGAGATCGTCTCCGTGTTCGAACGCATCCGGGATTTCCAAAAGACTCCGCACGGGACGCTCCTGGTGGTGGAGGACGACGAACTCCAGCGTGACCAGATCCGCGAACTCATCGGAAACGGCACCGCCAAGCTCACGCTGGTGGAGACCGGCGAGCAGGCGCTGGAAGCCCTCGCCGACCAGCGGTTCGACTGTGTTGTCATCGACCTCCTCCTGCCCGACGTTTCCGGTTTCGATCTCATCGAGCAGGTCCGCAAGCTCTACCCGCAGCTTTCCATCATCGTTTACACGGCGAAGGTTCTCGATGCGGAGGAGGAACGGCGTCTCAACCACATGGCGCAGACCATCATCGTCAAGGACGTTCGCAGCCCGGACCGTCTCTACGACCAGGTCGCGCTCTGGCTCCACCGCGAGGTTTCGCAACTCCCCGCCGCCGGGCGCGAGATCATCCAGCGCCTGAATGACCCGAACTCGCTTCTGGAAGGGAAGAAGGTGCTCATCGTGGATGACGACATCCGCAACATCTTCGCGATGACCAGCCTGCTGGAACGCCAGAAGATGGTGATCCTCTCCGCGGAGCGCGGCCAGCACGCGCTGGAGATCCTGCAGGAGGTGGAGGACATCGACGTGGTGCTCATGGACATCATGATGCCGGAAATGGACGGCTACGAGATCATGAGCGCCATCCGGAATCTCTATGGATTCAAGGAACTTCCGATCATCGCCCTCACGGCGAAGGCCATGAAGGGCGACCGCGAGAAATGCATCGAGGCCGGAGCCTCCGACTACATTTCCAAGCCCGTGGACACGGACCGTCTCCTCTTGTTGTTGCGGACCTGGCTTTTCCGCTGA